A stretch of the Aspergillus puulaauensis MK2 DNA, chromosome 6, nearly complete sequence genome encodes the following:
- a CDS encoding uncharacterized protein (COG:T;~EggNog:ENOG410PQCF;~InterPro:IPR013026,IPR008271,IPR019734,IPR011990, IPR000719,IPR011009;~PFAM:PF13374,PF13432,PF13176,PF07714,PF13424, PF00069,PF14559;~go_function: GO:0004672 - protein kinase activity [Evidence IEA];~go_function: GO:0005515 - protein binding [Evidence IEA];~go_function: GO:0005524 - ATP binding [Evidence IEA];~go_process: GO:0006468 - protein phosphorylation [Evidence IEA]) codes for MIMVTAKKLPDLVNDSKLLVELHETHAHYFNICNNTTGQLRRRVWEKETWTRTKRLGGGATGEVWLEECHTGEKTGQVRAVKIISKGSHFDVYQELETIAKFSQNTSKYEGLFVKSLGWYENDISVFLVMEHIEHGNLASHLTHPLSENEARQITVQILEGLACFHENEFVHRDVKPDNILVASKDPEWWVKIGDFGFSKRTSEDNSLYSFVGTQKYFAPEVLGLLPHWVDPDTEAGGRYRCTYPMDMWSLGVTVFYMLCHDYPFQGNKLLDYLRGAPFPITRLSQRRISQEGCAFIKALLAVDPEKRLTAAVALEDTWLKGYRNEVPSGLSEKIPSGILNRSAALPSTTDASASWPMSSTWSPSKEQAVNSVGAISEPERIVGPPIEDLHIGNPQQKALEKLGALHNSGLRFIADKNYSQAEDVFQQAADGRKTILGPHHKDRVESMQQLGVTYFFQRRYQDAQKKLQFAVDVQTDTLGTTHPSTLTSSYWLSSLHLAQGNLDASQEIIERTMEIQKEILGAQNKDTIKSIYLCGQIYCQQERYDDALKLFEQAADSVPGNDHITTFEVHQSLAFCLYKMERYKEAQSVLEQIIQASPLAPELARSVDLLFDVGQSLYQAKRYTDAQSAFEKVSEHRKELLGPSHKQTVDSTLLLTSSLRMQQGKVTQAQDTLNQLLMIASTTTRTSALEQLHEIGETLWYTEAYEDAYFTFQEVLEKRRVLLGKKHRDTLRSGAWLGRSLLRQGRYDDAAELLKSIENDQDGLNPYGHLETTYTRLWLSLALHYQGQSKLGHTYILPIHQIFKRKLGESHKDTAMCLRYTGSSYGKVKDYSTAERMFDSALSIAKTVFGSKHEETIRTQINLGITLYWRKSYTRSLEHFHPAADAQTAVLGESHEDTLETLCCIGATLDALKRYKESERYLRSVVDGRKKLLRADHPETQTAERLLGLCLAHQGRWRPAADIQEQILKTRQETLGHFNAATIQSKHDVKKCRKALAGQWFIPRPERMQLDYRHL; via the exons ATGATCATGGTGACCGCCAAAAAATTGCCAGATCTTGTGAATGACTCAAAATTGCTTGTCGAGCTGCATGAGACCCATGCTCACTACTTTAATATCTGCAACAACACCACTGGCCAGCTTCGCAGACGGGTATGGGAAAAGGAgacatggacgaggacgaaacGTCTCGGAGGAGGTGCAACTGGAGAGGTATGGCTGGAGGAATGCCATACAGGAGAGAAGACGGGCCAAGTGCGGGCAGTAAAGATCATTTCAAAAGGCAGCCATTTCGACGTTTACCAGGAGCTGGAAACCATTGCCAAATTTTCACAAAACACAAGCAAG TATGAGGGCCTTTTTGTCAAGTCCCTGGGATGGTATGAGAACGACATATCAGTATTCCTGGTCATGGAGCATATCGAGCACGGCAACCTTGCATCCCATTTAACTCATCCTTTGTCAGAAAATGAAGCCAGGCAGATCACTGTCCAAATCCTGGAGGGCCTGGCATGCTTCCACGAAAACGAGTTTGTCCACCGAGACGTCAAGCCTGAT AACATCCTAGTTGCTTCGAAAGATCCCGAATGGTGGGTTAAAATCGGCGATTTTGGCTTCAGCAAACGGACGAGTGAGGATAACAGTCTGTATTCCTTTGTTGGGACCCAAAAATACTTTGCACCGGAAGTGCTAGGGCTCCTTCCTCATTGGGTTGATCCAGATACTGAAGCTGGCGGTAGATACCGTTGCACTTACCCCATGGACATGTGGTCTTTGGGAGTGACGGTATTTTACATGCTCTGCCATGACTACCCATTCCAAGGTAACAAGCTATTGGATTATCTCAGAGGCGCCCCCTTCCCCATCACACGGCTATCGCAACGGCGTATCAGCCAGGAAGGATGCGCGTTCATAAAGGCCCTCCTGGCTGTTGACCCGGAAAAACGGTTAACTGCGGCTGTCGCTTTGGAGGATACCTGGCTGAAGGGATATCGCAATGAAGTACCCTCGGGCTTGTCAGAGAAGATTCCTTCTGGGATATTGAATCGGTCTGCAGCACTGCCTTCCACGACAGACGCTTCAGCAAGCTGGCCAATGTCCAGCACATGGAGCCCGAGCAAGGAACAGGCTGTAAACTCAGTGGGTGCTATATCAGAGCCAGAAAGGATAGTGGGACCGCCAATAGAGGATTTGCATATTGGGAACCCTCAGCAAAAGGCTTTAGAGAAACTCGGGGCTCTTCATAACAGCGGACTCCGATTCATCGCAGATAAGAACTACTCCCAAGCCGAAGATGTCTTCCAGCAAGCTGCTGATGGACGCAAAACGATTCTGGGCCCGCACCACAAAGACCGGGTGGAATCAATGCAGCAATTAGGGGTGACATATTTCTTCCAGCGCAGGTACCAGGATGCGCAAAAGAAACTGCAATTTGCCGTGGATGTACAGACCGACACTCTTGGAACGACTCATCCAAGCACGTTGACTTCAAGTTATTGGTTAAGTAGTTTGCATTTGGCTCAAGGCAACCTTGACGCATCGCAGGAGATTATCGAACGGACAATGGAAATACAAAAAGAAATTCTTGGTGCCCAAAACAAAGATACCATCAAGTCTATATACCTTTGCGGTCAAATATACTGTCAGCAGGAGAGATATGATGATGCTCTTAAGCTCTTCGAACAAGCAGCCGATTCTGTACCAGGAAATGACCACATAACCACATTTGAAGTCCATCAGTCACTTGCATTCTGTCTGTATAAGATGGAGAGATATAAAGAGGCGCAGTCAGTTTTGGAGCAGATAATACAAGCCTCTCCGTTAGCACCAGAGCTTGCTCGATCAGTGGATCTTCTCTTCGACGTTGGGCAATCACTTTACCAGGCGAAAAGATATACTGATGCTCAGAGTGCTTTCGAGAAAGTATCAGAGCATCGAAAAGAATTACTTGGGCCGTCCCACAAACAAACCGTCGATTCTACTCTACTCCTTACGTCCTCACTTCGCATGCAGCAGGGCAAGGTTACTCAAGCACAGGATACTCTCAATCAGCTTCTAATGATAGCTTCTACAACCACTAGAACATCTGCACTCGAGCAACTGCATGAGATTGGTGAGACACTCTGGTATACAGAGGCTTATGAGGACGCGTACTTCACCTTCCAAGAGGTGCTAGAAAAGCGCAGAGTGCTCCTGGGAAAGAAACACCGAGACACGCTGCGTTCGGGTGCTTGGCTGGGCCGTTCACTCCTCCGCCAAGGGCGATatgatgatgctgcagagCTTCTTAAATCAATAGAAAATGACCAAGACGGCCTCAATCCGTACGGGCACCTCGAGACGACATATACTAGGCTATGGCTCAGCCTTGCGCTTCACTATCAAGGCCAAAGCAAGCTCGGACATACCTACATACTTCCCATTCATCAGATCTTTAAACGTAAACTAGGCGAGAGTCACAAAGATACAGCTATGTGTTTACGCTATACTGGTTCTTCATACGGCAAGGTAAAGGACTATTCCACAGCGGAGCGCATGTTCGACTCTGCCCTGTCCATTGCAAAAACCGTGTTTGGTTCAAAACATGAAGAAACCATAAGGACTCAAATCAACCTAGGGATAACTCTCTACTGGAGAAAATCCTATACCCGCTCACTCGAGCATTTCCACCCGGCTGCGGATGCGCAGACTGCGGTCCTTGGGGAATCGCATGAGGATACATTGGAAACCCTGTGTTGCATTGGCGCAACACTGGATGCATTGAAAAGATACAAGGAGAGTGAGCGCTACTTGAGATCGGTTGTAGACGGTAGAAAGAAGCTCCTTCGTGCCGATCATCCAGAGACGCAAACCGCTGAGAGGTTGCTGGGACTCTGTCTTGCGCACCAGGGTAGGTGGCGGCCAGCAGCAGACATACAGGAACAAATCCTCAAAACCAGGCAGGAGACCCTTGGGCATTTTAACGCAGCGACAATTCAAAGCAAACACGACGTGAAAAAATGCAGGAAGGCATTAGCAGGTCAATGGTTCATACCCCGGCCCGAACGCATGCAGTTGGATTACCGCCATTTGTAG
- a CDS encoding uncharacterized protein (COG:T;~EggNog:ENOG410PQ9E;~InterPro:IPR011009), with amino-acid sequence MHGVRALFLPPDHYAKLTYIMLGEIVVSKYRTFKDADSEIYERVLTIEATWSKISQQLDFLNRICGSLNPEHRDLQQRILLAFHNKLELSVLEVNKLEQSSCASGGAQRIQRAAKYVLSVKKRLDLAIQRLQAWAAEFDPTWWLVLRIADKAIDREIDSGSSQSQSEGPGHDSAPSNKNCRLEAARHIRDALQADEQSTKGLFLKEATLNSADRSDLPFSTSQIITLSASGKPTSYVLDSVDCTIVEDVSVFAKNVRDLALRLEKIDAAAFHLLQCHGVARTRDPSTKRVTSFNFIFKIPKDCHHHQPQSLRSLLLSQTNPSLTARLELAKQLATALSYVHVLDFVHKSIRPETALVFKSHSSDSSSFTHGFGPLFLVGFKTFRTADGKSLRLTNADRIENMYQHPERQGIDPSTDHRMQHDIYSLGVCLLEIGLWESFVAGDSSSPILLSELSSPAYIKAHFTALAKKRLPSAMGEKYTGVVVNSLTCMEPDNVDFGDEEEFEDEFGIGIGVKYIEKILLQLNEISL; translated from the exons ATGCATGGAGTACGTGCGCTTTTCCTACCCCCTGACCACTACGCAAAACTAACATACATTATGCTGGGCGAGATCGTGGTATCAAAATACCGCACATTCAAGGACGCCGACTCCGAGATATACGAACGGGTGTTGACAATCGAAGCCACCTGGTCTAAAATCTCCCAGCAGCTGGACTTCCTCAATCGCATCTGTGGCAGTCTAAACCCAGAGCACCGagacctgcagcagcgaatTCTTCTGGCCTTCCACAATAAGCTCGAGCTTAGTGTGCTCGAGGTCAACAAACTCGAGCAGTCTTCATGCGCCAGTGGTGGTGCGCAACGGATACAAAGAGCGGCGAAATATGTTCTTTCTGTCAAGAAGCGCTTGGATTTGGCTATTCAACGTCTACAAGCATGGGCAGCGGAGTTTGATCCGACTTGGTGGTTGGTACTACGAATAGCTGATAAAGCTATTGACAGGGAAATAGATTCAGGCTcaagccagagccagagtgaAGGTCCAGGTCATGACTCTGCTCCCAGTAATAAAAACTGCAGGCTTGAAGCCGCTCGACATATCAGAGATGCCCTGCAGGCAGACGAGCAATCTACAAAAGGCTTGTTCCTTAAAGAAGCAACATTGAACTCAGCAGACCGGTCTGATCTCCCATTTTCCACCTCGCAAATCATCACACTATCGGCCTCCGGAAAGCCAACCTCGTACGTATTGGACTCTGTCGACTGCACAATAGTAGAAGACGTCTCTGTCTTCGCGAAGAACGTGCGAGACCTAGCCCTAAGACTTGAAAAGATCGATGCAGCAGccttccatcttctgcaaTGCCATGGGGTCGCAAGAACCAGGGATCCAAGCACAAAGCGTGTGACCTCATTCAATTTCATCTTCAAGATACCGAAAGACtgccaccatcaccaacccCAAAGTCTGCGCTCCCTTCTCCTATCACAAACCAACCCATCTCTAACTGCGAGACTCGAACTGGCAAAGCAGTTGGCCACGGCACTCAGCTACGTCCATGTCCTGGATTTCGTGCACAAGAGCATCCGTCCTGAAACAGCTTTAGTCTTTAAAAGCCACAGCTCGGACTCTTCATCATTCACTCATGGATTCGGCCCATTATTCCTCGTGGGATTCAAAACATTCCGCACTGCAGACGGGAAATCTCTCCGTCTAACCAACGCCGACAGAATCGAGAACATGTACCAGCATCCAGAACGACAGGGTATAGACCCAAGCACAGACCACAGAATGCAGCATGACATCTACAGCCTAGGCGTGTGTCTACTCGAGATAGGGCTCTGGGAGTCGTTCGTTGCCGGTGATTCTTCATCGCCAATACTATTGTCTGAGCTTAGCTCGCCAGCCTATATCAAGGCACACTTCACGGCCCTGGCAAAAAAGCGTCTCCCGTCTGCTATGGGTGAGAAGTATACGGGTGTTGTTGTGAATAGTTTGACTTGTATGGAGCCTGATAATGTAGACtttggagatgaggaggaatttgaAGATGAGTTTGGGATCGGGATTGGGGTTAAGTATATTGAAAAG ATTCTTTTGCAGCTTAATGAGATATCGTTATGA
- a CDS encoding uncharacterized protein (COG:E;~EggNog:ENOG410PGSZ;~InterPro:IPR002821,IPR008040,IPR003692;~PFAM:PF01968,PF05378,PF02538;~go_function: GO:0003824 - catalytic activity [Evidence IEA];~go_function: GO:0016787 - hydrolase activity [Evidence IEA]), translating to MGSIGYTAPVGDIKVSIDRGGTFTDVVVIYPDGTEKVFKLLSKDPKNYQDAPIEALRRIVEEATGTSVPRGVPLDMSCIGSLRMGTTVATNALLERQGARTALFITRGFRDLLKIGNQSRPDMFALNVKRPDLLYSKVVEVPERVTLYDSTSYRRTGDNQPKGGSNGNTTTPKTDDVVVGLSGEKIRILEKLDMGVTKQALEETFAEGFRSIAICFLHSYTFPEHELAVAEEARRIGFTQISISSQLSPAIKMLSRANSAVTDAYLTPEIHNYLEGFKTGVDSKSLQAVNWRIMQSDGGLVHPSKLSGLRALLSGPAGGVIGYACTCYTAQNPKAVVGFDMGGTSTDVSRYAGALEHVFESTTAGVSVQVPQLDINTVAAGGGSVLAWRKGILAVGPQSAGSHPGPACYRKGGPATITDANLVLGRILPERFPSIFGPAQDQPLDVDASYDKLAALAHEINRDQGTSLSVHEVASGFITVANETMCRPIRALTEAKGYAASDHILAAFGGAGGQHACDIARALGISRVAIHKYSSVLSAYGMALADTTQEERKPCSEILSSPVQPHIRVEFDELEAKTTKSIREMDPTCKTIESNYFLNLRYEGSDTSLMIEKPSESWDFATKFTDQHHHEFGFTPTGRQIIIDDIRVRTTAKTVSTDTAGLSELESIKLTQEVHSNKTTRMFFTETGLIDVPMFQLQDISAGHTVRGPAVVIDQTQTVVITPNATATALSSMLVIDVENPPATDSETVIDPIRLSVFANRFMGIAEQMGRVLQKTSVSTNIKERLDFSCAIFSADGGLVANAPHVPAMLGSMANSVRWQIQHWAGNIKDGDVFLSNAPAAGGAHLPDLTVISPVFDAAGKEILFWTASRGHHADVGGIVPGSMPATSKEIWEEGAVIESIKIIENGKFQEERLYEAMVTAPGRYPGCEGARLFQDNITDIKAQTAANHKGNNLIGLLIREYTLDTVLLYMGEVQKASENAVRELFQKMVREKGQTVFETEDFMDDGSCIRLKITIDPSSGSADFDFTGTSPQAYGNWNAPKAISNAGIIYTLRCLVDGDIPLNQGCLLPVNITIPDGSLLAPTKDAAVAAGNGLTNQRLVDIILKAFEVCAASNGCMANFTFGVGQKDGFGYYETIAGGSGAGPTWVGEDGIHCHMTNTRITDPEVLERRYPVLLRQFSLRKDSGGDGYFRGGDGIIREIEFLIDMHAGILSERRVFQPYGLAGGEPAARGLNLWIRNTGQVINVGGKASCYVKAGDRLRICTPGGGGYGSRGDTDTGKERLKRKSVSE from the exons ATGGGATCGATCGGATACACAGCGCCAGTCGGCGACATCAAAGTTTCAATAG ACCGCGGTGGCACATTTACGGACGTCGTTGTCATCTACCCCGATGGCACCGAGAAGGTCTTCAAGTTATTATCCAAAGACCCAAAGAACTACCAGGATGCCCCGATCGAAGCCCTACGGAGGATTGTGGAGGAGGCAACTGGAACCAGTGTTCCCAGAGGCGTGCCGTTGGACATGAGCTGTATAG GTTCCTTGCGAATGGGAACGACAGTCGCTACGAATGCTTTGCTTGAGCGACAAGGTGCTAGAACTGCCTTGTTCATTACTCGGGGATTTCGA GACCTGCTCAAGATTGGAAACCAATCCCGACCAGATATGTTTGCGCTGAACGTGAAGAGACCCGACTTGCTTTACTCCAAAGTCGTGGAGGTTCCTGAGCGTGTGACTCTATACGATTCGACATCATATAGAAGAACCGGAGATAACCAGCCTAAAGGGGGCTCCaatggcaacaccaccacccccaAAACAGACGACGTTGTAGTCGGTCTATCAGGCGAAAAAATCCGAatcctcgagaagctcgacatGGGTGTAACCAAACAAGCCCTCGAAGAGACATTCGCCGAAGGATTCCGCAGTATCGCAATCTGCTTCTTGCACTCGTACACATTCCCCGAACATGAACTGGCAGTTGCCGAAGAAGCAAGGAGGATTGGGTTCACGCAgatttccatctccagccaacTATCGCCAGCTATCAAAATGCTCTCCCGCGCGAACTCCGCAGTTACAGATGCCTACTTGACGCCGGAGATCCACAACTACCTCGAAGGGTTCAAGACCGGGGTTGACTCGAAGAGTCTGCAGGCTGTCAACTGGCGGATCATGCAGTCTGACGGCGGGCTGGTCCACCCGTCGAAACTGTCGGGACTGAGGGCATTGCTATCTGGCCCAGCTGGAGGTGTGATAGGGTACGCATGCACTTGCTATACGGCCCAGAACCCAAAGGCAGTTGTGGGGTTCGATATGGGAGGAACATCAACAGATGTATCCAGGTATGCAGGAGCCCTGGAACATGTCTTCGagtccaccaccgccggaGTCTCTGTGCAAGTTCCACAACTTGATATCAACACCGTTGCagccggcggcggcagcgtGCTGGCATGGCGGAAGGGGATATTGGCCGTTGGACCTCAAAGCGCTGGATCCCACCCTGGCCCTGCGTGTTATCGTAAGGGAGGCCCAGCAACTATTACAGACGCGAATCTGGTCCTTGGGCGGATTCTGCCGGAGCGGTTCCCGTCTATTTTTGGACCGGCGCAGGACCAGCcgcttgatgttgatgcttCCTATGATAAACTCGCAGCCCTGGCTCATGAGATCAATCGTGACCAGGGCACCTCGCTCAGTGTACACGAGGTAGCTAGCGGTTTCATCACGGTGGCCAACGAGACAATGTGCAGGCCGATTCGGGCACTCACTGAAGCCAAGGGGTATGCAGCGTCAGACCATATCCTTGCTGCttttggaggagctggaggacaGCACGCTTGTGATATTGCTCGGGCACTGGGCATATCGAGGGTCGCGATTCACAAGTACTCATCCGTTTTATCTGCGTATGGGATGGCGCTCGCAGATACAACccaggaagaaagaaagccaTGCTCTGAGATCCTGTCGAGCCCAGTACAGCCGCATATAAGAGTCGAGTTTGACGAACTCGAGGCGAAGACGACCAAGTCTATCCGGGAGATGGATCCAACATGCAAGACTATCGAATCGAACTATTTCCTTAACCTCCGATACGAAGGGAGTGATACATCCCTTATGATCGAGAAACCGAGCGAGTCGTGGGACTTTGCCACAAAGTTCACGGACCAGCATCACCACGAGTTCGGATTTACTCCTACAGGACGACAAATTATCATCGATGACATCCGTGTCCGAACAACAGCGAAGACCGTCTCGACCGATACAGCCGGCCTGAGCGAGCTGGAATCTATAAAGCTAACCCAGGAAGTCCACTCCAACAAGACCACACGCATGTTCTTCACCGAAACAGGACTCATCGACGTCCCCATGTTCCAGCTACAAGATATCAGTGCCGGACATACAGTCCGCGGCCCAGCTGTCGTAATCGACCAGACACAGACAGTCGTCATAACGCCCAATGCCACCGCAACTGCCCTCTCATCCATGCTAGTCATCGACGTTGAGAACCCCCCAGCCACGGACTCAGAGACCGTCATCGACCCCATCAGATTATCTGTCTTTGCAAACCGGTTCATGGGAATAGCGGAACAGATGGGCCGCGTGCTTCAGAAGACATCAGTCAGCACTAACATCAAAGAGCGGCTCGACTTCAGCTGTGCGATATTCTCAGCGGACGGTGGACTTGTGGCTAATGCGCCGCATGTACCCGCGATGCTGGGGAGTATGGCGAACTCGGTCAGATGGCAGATACAGCACTGGGCAGGGAATATCAAAGACGGGGACGTGTTCCTGAGCAATGCACCCGCGGCTGGTGGTGCCCATTTACCGGATTTAACAGTCATCAGCCCCGTGTTTGACGCTGCAGGAAAGGAGATCCTATTCTGGACTGCGTCTAGGGGACATCATGCTGATGTTGGGGGAATCGTCCCTGGGTCTATGCCGGCGACCTCGAAAGAGATTTGGGAAGAGGGGGCTGTTATCGAGAGTATCAAGATCATTGAAAACGGGAAGTTTCAGGAAGAACGGCTTTATGAGGCTATGGTGACGGCGCCGGGCCGGTATCCTGGATGTGAGGGCGCGCGGCTGTTCCAGGATAATATCACCGATATCAAGGCCCAGACGGCGGCGAACCATAAAGGGAATAATCTTATCGGGTTGTTGATCCGGGAGTATACGCTGGACACTGTCCTG TTATACATGGGCGAGGTGCAAAAAGCCTCCGAGAATGCCGTTAGAGAGCTGTTCCAGAAAATGGTCAGAGAGAAAGGCCAAACCGTCTTCGAGACGGAAGATTTCATGGACGACGGTTCATGTATTCGGCTGAAGATCACAATCGATCCAAGCTCAGGAAGCGCCGACTTTGACTTCACAGGAACAAGCCCTCAAGCATATG GAAACTGGAATGCCCCCAAAGCCATTTCCAACGCAGGAATCATCTACACTCTCCGATGTCTCGTTGACGGCGATATCCCTCTGAATCAGggctgcctcctccccgTCAACATCACGATCCCAGATGGGAGTCTCCTCGCACCGACAAAGGATGCGGCTGTGGCAGCAGGAAACGGACTCACCAATCAACGCCTCGTCGACATTATCCTCAAGGCCTTCGAAGTCTGTGCCGCAAGTAACGGGTGCATGGCGAACTTTACATTTGGGGTTGGACAGAAAGACGGGTTTGGATACTATGAGACCATCGCTGGTGGTAGTGGTGCTGGACCGACTTGGGTTGGCGAGGACGGCATCCATTGCCATATGACGAACACGCGTATAACAGACCCTGAGGTGCTGGAGCGGCGGTATCCTGTCTTGCTGAGGCAGTTTAGTCTCCGGAAAGATAGTGGTGGGGATGGATATTTCAGGGGTGGCGATGGGATTATTCGCGAAATCGAGTTTCTTATTGACATGCACGCCGGGATTCTTTCTGAACGGCGCGTCTTCCAGCCATATGGACTTGCGGGTGGGGAGCCAGCTGCTAGGGGCTTGAATCTGTGGATCAGGAATACTGGACAGGTTATCAATGTGGGTGGGAAGGCGTCGTGTTATGTCAAGGCTGGAGACCGGCTGCGGATATGTACACCTGGGGGAGGTGGATATGGCTCTCGAGGTGATACTGACACTGGCAAGGAaagattgaagaggaagagtgTATCTGAGTAG
- a CDS encoding sugar porter family MFS transporter (COG:G;~EggNog:ENOG410PUWH;~InterPro:IPR005829,IPR005828,IPR003663,IPR036259, IPR020846;~PFAM:PF00083,PF07690;~TransMembrane:12 (i21-48o68-88i95-113o119-143i155-177o189-210i282-300o320-342i349-368o388-409i421-442o448-471i);~go_component: GO:0016020 - membrane [Evidence IEA];~go_component: GO:0016021 - integral component of membrane [Evidence IEA];~go_function: GO:0022857 - transmembrane transporter activity [Evidence IEA];~go_process: GO:0055085 - transmembrane transport [Evidence IEA]): MGFAFNTKDNATPPEAFNWKLFWVIFTAAGGSVIFGYDLAFIGGVFSLPSFIRRFELENKNASAIQAHMVNTFQGGCFFGVMLFYYFNERFGRRFALMAAGCVFNLGVIVQVACHGNIPVFYVGRLISGFGIGGTTFVIPQYLSECAPASARGGIIGCFEIGVQVGTIIGFWINYGVEKSVDPNGDRQWFIPITFQFIPATLMIIGLIFLCESPRWYYTRERREEAQKSLVWLRQLPVEHPYVAGELADYERQMEHELLITSASGFRAVLSETFNKKIIPRLIHGCLLMIFQNSTGINAMNNFSVTFFQVIGFQGSSAKLFSTGIYGIVKGIMATITFLFLVDRFGRRPLLFVGSAMCAFAMYYVAAYSSITDSFNTSQDQNAASNSAAAFIYIFGAGYSIGWNLPWIIAAEIFPTRVRSFCMVMTTCSHWLGEFYTSYAVTYMFANITYGTFLFFGSMTVLGAIYMYLLVPETNGVPLEDMDILFEAHGLAPQKMKAYRAAKAAGVTHVYGDSGVKATSVSSA, from the exons ATGGGGTTCGCATTCAATACCAAAGACAATGCCACTCCACCTGAGGCGTTTAACTGGAAGCTCTTTTGGGTGATCTTTACTGCAGCCGGCGGATCGGTCATTTTTGGATATGACCTGGCCTTCATCGGTGGAGTGTTTTCTTTGCCATCTTTCATTCGACGATTCGAGCTCGAGAATAAAAACGCCAGTGCTATACAGGCTCATATGGTTAATACCT TCCAGGGCGGTTGCTTCTTCGGAGTCATGCTGTTTTACTACTTCAACGAGCGATTTGGCCGTCGCTTCGCACTGATGGCCGCAGGCTGTGTCTTTAACCTTGGAGTGATAGTCCAGGTTGCGTGCCATGGAAATATACCTGTTTTCTATGTCGGCCGACTCATCAGTGGCTTTGGGATCGGGGGCACCACATTTGTCATACCGCAATATCTTTCGGAGTGTGCCCCTGCTTCTGCTAGAGGTGGTATCATTGGTTGT TTTGAGATTGGAGTTCAGGTTGGCACAATCATAGGGTTCTGGATCAATTATGGCGTTGAGAAGAGT GTCGATCCAAACGGCGACAGACAATGGTTCATTCCTATAACCTTCCAGTTCATTCCCGCTACGCTCATGATAATCGGGCTCATATTCCTCTGCGAGTCGCCGCGGTGGTATTACACTCGAGagcgtcgagaagaagcACAAAAGTCTCTGGTCTGGCTCCGACAACTCCCTGTCGAGCATCCTTATGTTGCAGGTGAATTGGCAGACTACGAGAGGCAGATGGAGCATGAACTCCTGATCACATCGGCCTCGGGATTCCGGGCTGTGCTATCGGAAACGTTCAACAAGAAGATAATTCCCCGTCTTATTCATGGATGTCTCTTGATGATCTTCCAGAATAGCACTGGGATCAACGCCATGAATAACTTCTCGGTCACCTTCTTTCAGGTCATTGGGTTTCAGGGCTCT TCGGCGAAACTGTTCTCAACAGGAATATACGGCATCGTCAAGGGAATCATGGCGACCATAACATTCCTCTTCTTAGTAGACCGTTTTGGACGGCGGCCTCTTCTTTTCGTTGGCTCGGCCATGTGCGCATTCGCAATGTACTATGTGGCAGCCTACTCCTCAATAACCGATTCCTTCAACACCAGTCAAGACCAGAATGCAGCTAGTAACTCAGCTGCGGCATTCATCTACATATTCGGTGCTGGATAT TCCATCGGCTGGAACCTGCCCTGGATCATTGCAGCCGAGATCTTCCCAACACGCGTCCGGTCCTTCTGCATGGTCATGACAACATGCTCCCACTGGCTAGGCGAGTTCTACACTTCGTACGCGGTGACTTATATGTTCGCCAACATAACCTACGGGacgttcctcttcttcgggtCGATGACTGTCCTTGGCGCAATATACATGTATCTGCTGGTGCCCGAAACCAATGGCGTGCCACTGGAAGACATGGATATTCTGTTTGAGGCTCACGGTCTTGCGccgcagaagatgaaggcttATAGGGCTGCTAAAGCGGCGGGAGTTACGCATGTGTATGGGGATTCTGGGGTGAAGGCAACGTCAGTGTCTTCAGCATAG